In Methanofollis sp., one DNA window encodes the following:
- a CDS encoding PRC-barrel domain-containing protein, protein MKTQVTELFGMSVYTDKAIYVGDVDDVLLDIDGKKIESLAVGNLNPELSDPKGHRGYLVPFRIIKEIGDIIVIRHISAAFKKAKGETKA, encoded by the coding sequence ATGAAGACGCAGGTCACCGAACTTTTTGGCATGAGCGTATACACAGACAAGGCGATCTATGTAGGGGACGTGGACGATGTCCTGCTCGATATCGACGGGAAGAAGATCGAGTCCCTTGCTGTCGGCAACCTCAACCCCGAACTCTCCGATCCCAAGGGCCACCGCGGCTACCTTGTCCCCTTCAGGATCATCAAGGAAATCGGGGATATCATCGTCATACGCCATATTTCCGCAGCGTTCAAGAAGGCAAAGGGCGAGACGAAAGCCTGA
- a CDS encoding CBS domain-containing protein produces the protein MNGSLRIGHLFGIPIYLHWTFLIVIPLFAWIIGSQIALTATMIAGLFGVEITMTLFLQGLTPYILGAAISLGLFAGVLIHELAHSVVARSMGLKINSITLLIFGGVASMEEGLPDPKVELPMALVGPLASLGVAIISVALTYAPVWLVDAGRLSPEVGGVLIYFFGYLALLNFVLFLFNLLPAFPMDGGRVLRAWLAKKMPLHQATKIAADIGRGFAVFFGIFGFLIFSPILIIIAFFIYIGANQEATAVRYSFLLRDVSVGDVMSAPVTTVPPDMPVSEVVKMMYDTKHLGFPVMDRGGLVGMVTLGDVHAAPALDREAMQVRDLMSKDLVVLPPDAPLTEAMRIMSQTGIGRIPVVREGEVVGIVTRTDILTTLEIKEA, from the coding sequence ATGAACGGATCCTTACGAATCGGGCATCTATTCGGAATTCCTATCTATCTTCACTGGACTTTCCTTATCGTGATCCCGCTCTTCGCCTGGATCATCGGGAGCCAGATCGCACTGACGGCCACGATGATCGCCGGCCTGTTCGGCGTCGAGATCACGATGACTCTCTTTCTGCAGGGCCTTACCCCGTACATCCTCGGGGCCGCGATATCGCTCGGCCTGTTTGCCGGGGTGCTCATCCATGAACTTGCCCACTCGGTCGTGGCGCGGTCGATGGGCCTCAAGATCAACTCCATCACCCTTCTCATCTTCGGCGGCGTCGCCTCCATGGAGGAGGGTCTGCCCGACCCGAAGGTCGAACTGCCGATGGCCCTTGTCGGGCCCCTGGCAAGCCTCGGCGTTGCGATCATATCTGTCGCCCTCACCTATGCGCCGGTATGGCTCGTGGACGCGGGACGCCTGAGTCCTGAGGTCGGCGGCGTCCTCATCTACTTCTTCGGCTACCTGGCCCTGCTGAACTTCGTCCTCTTCCTCTTCAACCTGCTCCCGGCCTTCCCGATGGACGGGGGGCGGGTGCTGCGGGCGTGGCTTGCGAAGAAGATGCCACTCCACCAGGCGACGAAGATCGCGGCCGACATCGGGCGGGGCTTTGCGGTCTTCTTCGGGATCTTCGGGTTTCTCATCTTCAGCCCGATCCTGATCATCATCGCCTTCTTCATCTATATCGGGGCGAACCAGGAGGCGACGGCGGTGCGCTACAGTTTCCTCCTCCGCGACGTCTCGGTCGGCGACGTGATGTCCGCGCCGGTGACGACGGTGCCGCCGGACATGCCGGTCAGCGAGGTGGTGAAGATGATGTACGACACGAAGCACCTCGGTTTCCCGGTGATGGACCGCGGCGGTCTTGTCGGCATGGTCACTCTCGGGGACGTCCATGCGGCGCCGGCCCTCGACCGCGAGGCGATGCAGGTGCGCGACCTGATGTCGAAGGACCTTGTCGTCCTCCCGCCCGACGCCCCGCTCACCGAGGCGATGAGGATCATGTCCCAGACCGGCATCGGCAGGATTCCTGTCGTCAGGGAGGGGGAGGTCGTCGGCATCGTGACGCGGACAGATATCCTGACGACGCTGGAGATCAAGGAGGCGTGA
- a CDS encoding tRNA(His) guanylyltransferase Thg1 family protein has translation MENHEIFSNLALYPPVFLRLDGRAFHRLTRTCEKPFDARFHAAMVGTCRHLIAESGLNPLCAYTFSDEISLYLTVLPFGGRVEKLDSIAASYAASAFTLEYGCAEPVAFDARIIPATPAYAAEYLAMRQAEAWRNHINAYCQAALQDEGLTSRAAAARLLGMKAEDMHGLMFSRGVNLAETPAWQRRGTLVRKGRYTKEGMNPLTGEKVTVERQGVVADEVLPLFSAPEGRAYLSSLLGA, from the coding sequence ATGGAAAACCATGAGATCTTCTCTAATCTTGCCCTCTACCCTCCGGTTTTTCTCCGCCTCGACGGGAGGGCATTCCACCGGCTGACCCGTACCTGTGAAAAGCCCTTCGACGCACGGTTTCATGCGGCGATGGTCGGGACCTGCAGGCACCTGATTGCAGAGAGCGGCCTCAACCCCCTCTGTGCCTATACCTTTTCAGACGAGATCAGTCTCTACCTCACCGTCCTGCCCTTCGGCGGCCGGGTGGAGAAACTGGACTCCATCGCCGCCTCCTATGCGGCGAGCGCCTTCACCCTGGAGTACGGGTGCGCCGAACCCGTCGCCTTCGACGCCAGGATCATCCCGGCGACGCCGGCGTACGCCGCCGAATACCTTGCGATGCGCCAGGCCGAGGCATGGCGAAACCACATCAATGCCTACTGCCAGGCCGCCCTGCAGGACGAGGGTCTCACCTCGCGTGCGGCGGCTGCGCGCCTCCTCGGCATGAAGGCCGAGGATATGCACGGCCTGATGTTCTCCCGCGGCGTCAACCTTGCCGAGACCCCGGCCTGGCAGAGGCGGGGCACCCTGGTGCGGAAGGGAAGATACACAAAAGAGGGGATGAATCCCCTGACCGGGGAAAAAGTGACGGTCGAGAGGCAGGGCGTCGTCGCCGACGAAGTCCTGCCCCTCTTCTCGGCCCCTGAGGGCCGGGCCTATCTCTCCTCACTCCTCGGCGCGTGA
- a CDS encoding Yip1 family protein has translation MPPRIIEKVKGFVMHPVEAFRNARSDDPGDVLKYFVVLLAINLTLLTIFIIGWLFSYTLTSGGNAAALVFDGITFVIGELIGGTVLFFLACMVFHLFVALVVGGKSIEQTFRALAYGATPGLLLGWIPLIGLIAWIWTAALVIIGVRELHETSTLRAAVAVLLPVAILVVLFFVMLFALVMVRGGV, from the coding sequence ATGCCGCCCCGAATCATCGAAAAGGTGAAAGGGTTCGTCATGCACCCTGTGGAGGCGTTCAGGAATGCACGATCCGACGACCCTGGCGACGTCCTCAAATACTTTGTCGTCCTCCTCGCCATCAACTTAACCCTCCTCACCATTTTCATCATTGGCTGGCTCTTCTCCTACACCTTAACATCCGGCGGGAACGCCGCGGCGCTTGTGTTTGACGGGATCACATTTGTCATCGGCGAACTGATCGGCGGGACCGTTCTCTTCTTCCTCGCCTGCATGGTCTTCCACCTCTTCGTCGCCCTCGTCGTCGGCGGGAAGAGCATCGAGCAGACGTTCAGGGCCCTGGCGTACGGCGCCACCCCCGGCCTGCTCCTCGGCTGGATTCCCCTGATCGGCCTCATCGCGTGGATCTGGACGGCGGCCCTCGTCATCATCGGTGTCAGGGAACTCCACGAGACCTCGACCCTGAGGGCCGCGGTCGCTGTCCTCCTGCCGGTGGCCATCCTCGTCGTCCTCTTCTTCGTGATGCTCTTCGCTCTCGTGATGGTGAGAGGCGGAGTCTGA